The stretch of DNA GTGTCGGTCAGATCAGTGACCTTGATGATATCCACGAGCTTCCTCAGCTGTTTAATCACCTGTTCGACGATCCTTTCATCCCCCCGGCTGACGATGGTCATACGTGAGACAGTCGGATCAAGGGTCTCACCGACGCTCAGGCTCTCGATGTTGAACCCCCTCCCCGAAAAAAGGCCCACGACGCGGGACAGAACTCCAAATTTATTCTCCACGGTAATGGAAATGGTATGTCTCATAAGATCCCTCTACCTGTTGATAAGGTCGTAAAAGGCCATAGGTGGGTCTGTTACGAAGTCATCTTACTTCACGGCTTTAAGCTTCGTTTCCTTCTTTCTCACAGGTCCGAAAATCATCTCGGAACTGCCTGCCCCGGGCGGCACCATGGGGTAGACACCCTCCTCACGATCAACGGTGCAATCCACCAGAACGGGTCCCGGGTGTGCCAGCGCTTCCCTGATGCCGGCTTCCACCTCCGCTTTCCCGTCGATCCGGATTCCCCTGACCCCGAATGCCTCCGCCACCTTGACGAAGTCGGGATTGGAGGAAAGGCATGTAGATGCGTATCTCGCCCCGTAAAACAGCTCCTGCCACTGACGGACCATGCCCAGGAATCCGTTATTCAGGATAAAGACCTTAACAGGAAGGTTGTGTTGGGCCACAGTAGCGAGTTCCTGGAGATTCATCTGAAAACTGCCGTCCCCGGCAACGTCAATAACCAGCCTGTCGGGATACGCGAACTGCGCGCCCATTGCCGCGGGAAAACCGTATCCCATCGTGCCAAGCCCCCCCGAGGAGAGGAGGGTTCGCGGACGGCAGAACCTGTAGAACTGAGCGACCCACATCTGGTTCTGTCCCACTTCCGTGGCGATTATGGCATCGTCAGGTGCAAGTTCATTCAGCTTTTCAACGACATATTGGGGCTTGAGTATGCTGCTTTTGCGGTCGTATTCAAGGGGGCGCTCATCGCCCCAATCCCTGACCTCATTTAGCCATCTTTCACGGATTTCCTCCCAGACGGACTCCTGGCCGGCCTGCAATTCATTCAACCCTTTCAGCACGTTCTTCACGTCTCCGACCACGGGGACGTGGACAACGATGTTCTTGCTGATGGCGGATGGATCAATGTCAACGTGGACAATCCTCGCGTTGGGAGCAAACTTTTTTACATTTCCGGTCACACGGTCATCAAAACGGGCCCCAATGGCAATAATGAGATCCGAATTGTGAATGGTCATGTTGGCCTGGTAGGTCCCGTGCATTCCAAGCATTCCGACGAAAAGGGGATGGTCGCCCGGGAAGCCCCCCAGGCCGAGGAGCGTATTGGTCACGGGAATCCGGTTCATTTCAGCGAATTTCACCAATTCCCCGGTAGCGTCGGAGATGATGACGCCGCCGCCGGCGTATATAACCGGTTTTTTGGCCTTCTGCACCTCGTTTATCACCCGCTTGAGCTGTCCGGGGTGACCATTCACCTTGGGTTTGTATCCCCTGATCTCAACCTTATCGGCCCGCCGGTACTTTCCCTTACCGGCGAGAACGTCCTTGGGAAGATCGACAACCACGGGTCCTGGGCGCCCGGAAGAGGCGATATAAAATGCTTCCTGTACCACTAGGGGAATATCCTCTGTCTTCTTGACGAGATAGCTGTGTTTTGTGATAGGCCGGGTCACGCCGACGATATCGGCCTCCTGAAAGGCATCCCCGCCGATCATGTGAGTCGGCACCTGCCCGGTGAAGGCCACGATAGGCACCGAATCCATATAGGCGGTGGCGATTCCGGTAACCAGATTGGTCGCCCCCGGGCCGGACGTCGCCATGCATACCCCCACCCTGCCCGTGGCGCGGGCATAGCCGTCAGCAGCGTGGGCTGTGGCCTGTTCGTGCCGCGTCAACACATGCCGCATGCCGCTCTTGAAGAGTGCGTCGTAGAATTCGAGGAGAACTCCGCCCGGATAACCGAACAGGATTTCAACACCCTCGTCCCTCATGGATTTTATGAGCATTTCAGCGCCGGTCATCTGCATTTTGAACTCCTCGTTTTACCTGTTGCCGACCTAATCCAGGATGGCCCCGGTACTGGCTGACCGAACGAGCCGCGCATAACGGCCCAAAATACCCTTTTTTACCCTTGGCTCAGGGGGAACCCATGCATCCTTGCGCCTAGCCATCTCATCATCGGAGATTCCCACATCCAGGGTGCGGCCTGGGATATCGATGGTGATCTTGTCTCCCTCCCGGACCAGTCCCATTGGGCCGCCTGCGGCTGCCTCCGGAGAAATATGCCCGATGCACGGCCCCCGGGTCCCACCGGAAAACCGGCCATCGGTGATCAGAGCGACCTTAAGCCCCATCCCGTGGATGGCCGAAGTCACGGACAACATCTCTCGCATCCCTGGCCCTCCCTTGGGACCCTCGTTCCTGATTACGAGCACATCACCATTCGTTACCTCATTGCCCATGACCGCAGTCATGGCGTCCTCCTCACACTCAAAAACGCGGGCGGGCCCCTCGAAAAACTGCATATCTTCAGACACGGCTGTCTGCTTGACCACGCTGCCGTCAGGGGCAAGATTGCCCCTGAGCACGGCGATGCCGCCCTGGCTGTGATAGGGGGTATCCGTAGAGTGAATTACCTCCGGGTCCAGCACCGGGGCCTTCGAGGCGATATCCCTGATGTCCATCCCCGAAACGGTCATGGAAGCCGCGAGGAGAGGAAGGAGCCGGTTCATGATGGCCGGGACGCCGCCGGCGTACTCGAGGTCCTCCATGAAATGTTCCCCGCCGGGCCGAATGTTGGCGATATGCGGCGTGCGTGCACTTATCTCATCGAAAAGGGCAAGATCAACCTTGACCCCGGCCTCGTGGGCTATCGCCAGAACGTGAAGGGCCGTATTACTTGACCCTCCAAGGGCCATATCTACCGCGATACCGTTGGCAAACGCCTCCTGAGTCAGGATGCGCGAAGGGGACAGACCCTCCTCGACCATGGCGACTACGCGTTCTCCGGATTCGAAGGCAAGGCGCCGTTTTTTTGAAAACCCGGCGAGGCCGGTGGCACACCCGGGAAGAGACATTCCCAGAGCCTCTGTGACACAGGCCATGGTATTGGCGGTGTACATTCCCTGGCACGACCCGGCGCCCGGACAAGCCTCCTGGGCCAGGCACTCCAACTCGGCCTCATCGATGCCGCCCGCCTGATAAAGGCCTACCGCCTCGAAGGTATCCCGAACCAGTGAACGCCGGCTGCCTCTGTACATACCGGAATGCATGGGGCCGGCGGTTACAACGATGGACGGGACATCCAGCCTCGCCGCGGCCATCAGCATGCCCGGGGTGATCTTGTCGCAATTGGTCAGCAGAACAATACCGTCGAAGGCGTGGCCCTGGCTGACCGCCTCCACAAGATCGGAGATCCACTCACGGGTCGGGAGGCTGTAACGCATCCCCGCGTGGCCCATTGCAATCCCGTCACACATCCCGGGAACGCCCACGAGAAAGGAAACTCCACCCCCGGAATGAACGCCCTTTTCAATGGCTCTTTCAAGTTCCCTCATCCCGATGTGTCCGGGGATAATATCCGTAAAGCTTGTAAAAACACCGATA from bacterium BMS3Abin14 encodes:
- the ilvD gene encoding dihydroxy-acid dehydratase, translated to MSRKLISDRVKKGPERAPARALLYATGVTRSSMERPHIGVFTSFTDIIPGHIGMRELERAIEKGVHSGGGVSFLVGVPGMCDGIAMGHAGMRYSLPTREWISDLVEAVSQGHAFDGIVLLTNCDKITPGMLMAAARLDVPSIVVTAGPMHSGMYRGSRRSLVRDTFEAVGLYQAGGIDEAELECLAQEACPGAGSCQGMYTANTMACVTEALGMSLPGCATGLAGFSKKRRLAFESGERVVAMVEEGLSPSRILTQEAFANGIAVDMALGGSSNTALHVLAIAHEAGVKVDLALFDEISARTPHIANIRPGGEHFMEDLEYAGGVPAIMNRLLPLLAASMTVSGMDIRDIASKAPVLDPEVIHSTDTPYHSQGGIAVLRGNLAPDGSVVKQTAVSEDMQFFEGPARVFECEEDAMTAVMGNEVTNGDVLVIRNEGPKGGPGMREMLSVTSAIHGMGLKVALITDGRFSGGTRGPCIGHISPEAAAGGPMGLVREGDKITIDIPGRTLDVGISDDEMARRKDAWVPPEPRVKKGILGRYARLVRSASTGAILD
- the ilvB gene encoding acetolactate synthase large subunit → MQMTGAEMLIKSMRDEGVEILFGYPGGVLLEFYDALFKSGMRHVLTRHEQATAHAADGYARATGRVGVCMATSGPGATNLVTGIATAYMDSVPIVAFTGQVPTHMIGGDAFQEADIVGVTRPITKHSYLVKKTEDIPLVVQEAFYIASSGRPGPVVVDLPKDVLAGKGKYRRADKVEIRGYKPKVNGHPGQLKRVINEVQKAKKPVIYAGGGVIISDATGELVKFAEMNRIPVTNTLLGLGGFPGDHPLFVGMLGMHGTYQANMTIHNSDLIIAIGARFDDRVTGNVKKFAPNARIVHVDIDPSAISKNIVVHVPVVGDVKNVLKGLNELQAGQESVWEEIRERWLNEVRDWGDERPLEYDRKSSILKPQYVVEKLNELAPDDAIIATEVGQNQMWVAQFYRFCRPRTLLSSGGLGTMGYGFPAAMGAQFAYPDRLVIDVAGDGSFQMNLQELATVAQHNLPVKVFILNNGFLGMVRQWQELFYGARYASTCLSSNPDFVKVAEAFGVRGIRIDGKAEVEAGIREALAHPGPVLVDCTVDREEGVYPMVPPGAGSSEMIFGPVRKKETKLKAVK